The following are from one region of the Aquificaceae bacterium genome:
- a CDS encoding O-antigen ligase family protein, with amino-acid sequence MLLTVLFATALLSISLFEALIVLLLVYALYRFFRGLRYGGRLFLPLTLHAFTVLLSTSLFHMSQIGKAIERGPFLLLYCYGELLKVNPKSLLRFNQFLFLSGLFLLPVVFYRYSQTGQPAMLWGGWFEVGAFYSIFTVASLSLFFYSRKIYYLLPFIPFVGMVFFTMRRSTMLGLAFALIAFALLASKSLSRRAFWGILITLFIGFVASSVTLAQKDIRYRAVYEFITGKRALDDEALNTISSYRWEIAKAGIQVIKEDLQEGNWLPLLIGHGINSGYYLEPRSPVGGVYESVFLLSEFIEKGLIGLLAVLWVYYSYFRFLLNFRLMRREEYLLMPLLLALGSHLIGSVFTFFWDAMLPLYLVMFRVVERLKNAPSYGEPSPQAQKSSE; translated from the coding sequence ATGTTGCTTACAGTTCTTTTTGCAACAGCACTACTTTCTATAAGCCTCTTTGAAGCACTCATAGTTCTCCTGCTTGTGTATGCTCTTTACAGGTTCTTCAGAGGTTTAAGGTATGGGGGTAGGCTTTTCTTGCCACTGACTTTGCACGCTTTTACGGTGCTATTGTCGACAAGCCTTTTCCATATGTCGCAGATAGGCAAAGCTATAGAGAGGGGTCCTTTCCTGCTTCTTTATTGCTATGGAGAACTTCTCAAAGTAAACCCAAAAAGTCTGTTAAGGTTCAACCAGTTTTTGTTTCTGTCGGGGCTTTTTCTTCTACCTGTGGTTTTCTACAGATATAGTCAGACAGGTCAACCTGCCATGTTGTGGGGTGGCTGGTTTGAGGTAGGTGCCTTCTACAGCATTTTCACAGTAGCCAGCCTTTCTCTCTTTTTCTACTCGAGAAAAATATACTATCTGTTGCCCTTCATACCTTTTGTAGGAATGGTCTTTTTCACCATGAGAAGGTCAACCATGCTGGGGCTGGCCTTCGCCCTGATTGCCTTTGCACTGCTCGCCAGTAAGAGTCTTTCCAGAAGGGCCTTCTGGGGTATTTTGATTACCCTATTCATTGGCTTTGTTGCAAGTAGCGTAACTCTCGCTCAGAAAGACATAAGATACAGAGCTGTGTATGAGTTCATAACTGGAAAGAGAGCACTGGACGATGAAGCGCTAAACACCATATCAAGCTATCGCTGGGAGATTGCGAAGGCAGGTATTCAGGTTATAAAGGAGGACCTTCAGGAAGGCAACTGGCTCCCTCTCCTCATAGGACATGGTATAAACTCAGGCTATTACCTTGAACCCAGAAGTCCTGTTGGTGGTGTATATGAGTCGGTTTTTTTGCTTTCTGAATTTATTGAAAAGGGTCTCATTGGCCTTCTGGCAGTTCTCTGGGTATACTACTCCTATTTCAGGTTTCTGCTGAATTTCAGGCTCATGCGTAGAGAAGAATATCTTCTTATGCCCCTTCTCCTTGCTCTTGGCTCACATCTGATAGGTTCTGTCTTTACCTTTTTCTGGGATGCTATGCTCCCCCTCTATCTCGTAATGTTCAGGGTGGTAGAAAGGCTCAAGAACGCACCATCATACGGTGAGCCCTCCCCACAAGCTCAGAAAAGCTCTGAATAG
- a CDS encoding pyridoxamine 5'-phosphate oxidase family protein gives MIPKELADLMRNLGVFPAVLATSDKEGNMHLTFITWMYPVDDRTLRVALSSNAKSAKNMLQTGQVCLMLIAQDKALACYGTASLLHERIEEVKFPVSVFEVKINSVENNLFPGGTITGTIPFMHTGDLQRAGELDQLVLDALKAP, from the coding sequence ATGATTCCGAAGGAACTTGCAGACCTGATGCGTAATCTGGGCGTTTTCCCTGCAGTTCTTGCTACCTCCGATAAGGAGGGGAACATGCACCTTACCTTTATAACCTGGATGTATCCAGTGGATGACAGGACACTGAGGGTTGCCCTGAGTTCTAACGCCAAGAGTGCCAAGAACATGCTCCAGACAGGGCAGGTATGCCTCATGCTTATAGCACAGGACAAGGCTCTTGCCTGCTACGGAACTGCAAGCCTTCTTCACGAAAGGATAGAAGAGGTCAAATTTCCTGTCTCTGTGTTTGAGGTCAAGATAAACAGCGTAGAAAACAACCTTTTCCCTGGAGGCACCATAACGGGCACCATACCCTTCATGCATACAGGAGACCTGCAGAGGGCTGGAGAGCTTGACCAGCTGGTGCTTGACGCCCTGAAGGCTCCATGA
- a CDS encoding aspartate aminotransferase family protein → MHLMDTYRRLPVRFVRGKGVYLYDEQGRKYLDLLAGIAVNALGYADPELTQAICEQTQRLLHVSNLFENPWQEELAGELIKSFWTRGKVFFCNSGAEANEGAIKLVRRYFYERGEKRYRIITFYRGFHGRTFGAMSATAQEKIQKGFEPLLEGFDYAEFNNFQSVLRALRKETAGIMLEVIQGEGGINEAQMEFLQRLQELCRREGLLLVVDEVQTGVGRTGKFYAYEHYGIQPDIITLAKGLGGGLPIGALLAREEVAQAFKPGSHGSTFGGNPLVCAGAMVVVKKVKSLLPQIERVGNYFKHRLEELKAGRVKGRGLMLGLELDGECSQVALKALEKGLVINCTSERVLRFVPPLIIQEQHVDEAMGILAEVLR, encoded by the coding sequence ATGCACCTTATGGACACTTACAGAAGGCTTCCTGTCCGCTTTGTGAGGGGGAAGGGCGTGTACCTTTACGACGAGCAGGGCAGGAAATACCTTGACCTTCTGGCAGGTATTGCGGTCAATGCTCTGGGTTATGCAGACCCTGAGCTCACTCAGGCTATCTGCGAGCAGACTCAGAGGCTTTTGCACGTTTCCAACCTCTTTGAAAACCCCTGGCAGGAAGAGCTGGCTGGTGAGCTTATCAAAAGCTTCTGGACAAGGGGAAAGGTCTTCTTCTGCAACAGCGGGGCAGAGGCCAACGAGGGAGCCATAAAGCTGGTGAGAAGATACTTCTACGAGAGGGGGGAAAAGAGATATAGGATTATCACCTTCTACAGGGGCTTTCATGGAAGGACCTTCGGTGCCATGTCTGCAACCGCTCAGGAGAAGATTCAGAAAGGCTTTGAACCACTGCTGGAGGGCTTTGACTATGCAGAGTTTAACAACTTCCAGTCGGTGCTGAGGGCTCTCAGAAAAGAAACTGCAGGCATAATGCTTGAGGTCATTCAGGGCGAAGGTGGCATAAACGAGGCTCAGATGGAGTTTCTCCAGAGGCTTCAGGAGCTCTGCAGAAGGGAGGGTCTACTTCTTGTGGTGGACGAGGTGCAGACAGGTGTTGGAAGAACCGGGAAGTTCTACGCCTACGAGCACTACGGCATACAGCCAGACATCATAACCCTTGCCAAGGGTCTGGGGGGTGGGCTTCCCATAGGTGCGCTTCTGGCAAGGGAGGAGGTGGCACAGGCTTTCAAGCCGGGCTCTCACGGCTCAACTTTTGGGGGCAACCCTCTGGTCTGTGCGGGCGCCATGGTGGTGGTAAAAAAGGTAAAGAGTCTTCTTCCCCAGATAGAGAGGGTAGGGAATTACTTTAAACACAGGCTTGAGGAGCTGAAGGCAGGCAGGGTGAAGGGAAGGGGTCTAATGCTTGGTCTTGAGCTGGACGGGGAATGCTCTCAGGTGGCGTTGAAGGCTCTTGAGAAGGGTCTTGTGATAAACTGCACTTCAGAGAGGGTTCTCAGGTTTGTGCCCCCCCTCATAATTCAGGAACAGCATGTGGACGAAGCCATGGGTATACTGGCAGAAGTCCTCAGATAG
- the tatC gene encoding twin-arginine translocase subunit TatC, translating into MPLTEHLRELRSRLIKSILAFLAGTGVAFYFASYIFEVLKEPVRKSYPQVQLVTLSPTEPLFILLKISIVFGFILSLPVILYQLWRFVEPALYPNEKRLVLPLTFFSILLFLLGGAFSYFLALPMALKFLLGIGLSQLQATPFLSVNLYISFLLKMIVGFGIAFELPVVIFLLQRSGLVTEKQLKSFRKYFVVLAFVAGALIAPDVTTQVLMAVPLILLYEISLLAGKLGRRRQKETAIEVVQG; encoded by the coding sequence ATGCCCCTGACGGAGCATCTGAGGGAACTCAGAAGCAGGCTGATTAAGTCTATACTGGCGTTTCTGGCGGGCACCGGTGTGGCTTTTTACTTTGCCAGCTACATATTTGAGGTTCTCAAAGAGCCTGTCAGGAAGTCATACCCCCAGGTTCAGCTTGTAACCCTCTCACCCACCGAGCCTCTTTTCATACTTCTGAAAATATCCATAGTCTTCGGTTTTATTCTCTCTCTGCCCGTTATACTCTATCAGCTGTGGAGGTTCGTAGAGCCAGCTCTCTATCCAAATGAAAAAAGGCTTGTCCTGCCTCTAACCTTTTTCTCTATACTTCTTTTCCTCCTTGGTGGAGCCTTTTCCTACTTTCTGGCTCTCCCCATGGCTCTGAAGTTTTTGCTGGGTATAGGACTTTCCCAGCTCCAGGCAACTCCCTTTCTTTCTGTCAACCTTTATATATCCTTCCTTCTCAAGATGATAGTGGGCTTTGGTATAGCCTTTGAGCTTCCTGTGGTTATTTTTCTCCTGCAGAGGTCTGGTCTTGTCACAGAAAAACAGCTCAAGTCCTTCAGGAAGTATTTTGTAGTTCTTGCCTTCGTGGCTGGGGCCCTCATAGCACCAGACGTTACCACTCAGGTGCTCATGGCAGTGCCTCTCATCCTTCTATATGAGATTTCCCTTCTGGCAGGCAAGCTAGGAAGGCGCAGGCAAAAGGAAACCGCCATAGAGGTGGTTCAGGGATGA
- the hfq gene encoding RNA chaperone Hfq, with protein sequence MFMEKNTNVQDEYIEELKRKGATVTVFLTRGNRITGKVLDHDKYTLLLEVEGEPNLIYKHAISTIVQGG encoded by the coding sequence ATGTTTATGGAGAAGAACACGAACGTGCAGGACGAATACATAGAAGAGCTCAAGAGAAAGGGTGCTACCGTAACCGTGTTCCTGACAAGAGGGAACAGAATAACGGGCAAGGTGCTTGACCATGATAAGTACACCTTGCTTCTTGAGGTGGAAGGCGAACCAAACCTCATATACAAGCACGCCATAAGCACCATAGTGCAAGGGGGTTAA
- a CDS encoding class I SAM-dependent methyltransferase, producing MVEKIIARINTGFSEGLSVELPDGLCIGNGQHRIKVLRKDVVKDVLRDPEMGFCEAYMRGDILIEGDLEKVVRACMEYVESEGGEGLRGVLMTLLRWLLKGFGFIKMIEGKEVRRHYDLGNEFYQLWLDRSMTYSCAFFSEPSISLEEAQSEKRRIIYEKLQLKEGDRLLDIGCGWGSIILETASMYGVNSVGITLSKNQYEYVKDKIEGLGLRGKTEVYLMHYEDLPELGRKFNKVVSVGMFEHVGKGRHRRFFEAVTQIMEDGGLFLLHTIGKVHPSSQSRWIRKYIFPGGYLPSIEEVLRASRGLGFNLIDIDDWRLHYYLTLREWKKRFLSVRDWVVKRYGEEFFRMWELYLTASAVSFYTGSNHLFQFLFSRGVLNSYPVMRRYMGQPLLAS from the coding sequence ATGGTAGAAAAAATCATAGCAAGGATAAATACGGGTTTCAGTGAGGGTTTATCCGTTGAACTGCCCGATGGACTGTGTATAGGAAATGGTCAGCACAGGATAAAGGTTCTGAGGAAAGATGTTGTAAAGGATGTTCTGAGAGACCCTGAGATGGGCTTCTGTGAGGCTTACATGAGGGGGGATATTCTCATTGAGGGAGACCTTGAAAAGGTTGTCCGAGCCTGCATGGAATATGTGGAATCGGAAGGTGGAGAAGGTTTGAGAGGCGTTCTGATGACCCTTCTGAGATGGCTATTGAAGGGTTTTGGGTTTATCAAAATGATTGAAGGTAAAGAGGTAAGAAGGCATTACGACCTTGGTAATGAGTTTTATCAGCTCTGGCTTGACAGGTCCATGACCTACTCCTGTGCCTTCTTTTCAGAGCCCAGCATAAGTCTGGAGGAGGCGCAGAGTGAAAAGAGAAGGATAATATACGAAAAATTACAGCTAAAAGAGGGTGACAGGCTTCTGGACATAGGATGTGGATGGGGTTCCATCATACTTGAGACCGCATCCATGTATGGAGTAAACTCTGTAGGCATCACCCTTTCCAAAAATCAGTATGAATACGTGAAAGATAAAATAGAAGGCCTTGGTCTAAGGGGAAAGACTGAGGTTTATCTCATGCACTATGAAGACCTTCCAGAACTTGGCAGGAAGTTCAACAAGGTGGTGTCTGTGGGTATGTTCGAGCATGTGGGAAAGGGAAGGCACAGAAGGTTCTTCGAAGCGGTTACCCAGATAATGGAGGATGGCGGTCTTTTTCTGCTTCATACCATAGGGAAGGTCCATCCTTCAAGTCAGAGCAGATGGATAAGAAAATACATATTCCCCGGTGGCTATTTGCCTTCCATAGAAGAAGTGCTCAGGGCTTCCAGAGGGCTTGGTTTCAACCTGATAGATATAGATGACTGGAGGCTCCACTATTATCTCACACTAAGGGAGTGGAAGAAAAGGTTCCTGAGTGTTAGAGACTGGGTTGTTAAAAGGTATGGAGAGGAATTCTTCAGAATGTGGGAGCTCTACCTTACTGCCTCTGCTGTTTCTTTCTATACGGGCAGCAACCACCTTTTTCAGTTTCTCTTCTCAAGGGGTGTGCTTAACAGCTACCCGGTTATGAGAAGATACATGGGTCAGCCCCTCCTCGCCTCCTGA
- a CDS encoding CDP-alcohol phosphatidyltransferase family protein, whose amino-acid sequence MSYIVRELKPAFERMTEPLIALLQKLGATPNLITFTGFLLVFLGSLALYSGYTALSFLLLLLGALADALDGSLARRLGKNSDLGALLDSLLDRVSDALPFIALALSSQDRLLSLMALLAMLFSFTVSYTRARAEGLGYELKAGLFERPERWAVLLAGIALDMVFIAVSIVALGSLFTTLQRVYIFKKSQRR is encoded by the coding sequence ATGAGCTATATTGTAAGGGAGCTAAAGCCTGCCTTTGAGAGGATGACCGAACCCCTTATCGCCCTGCTTCAAAAGCTGGGGGCTACGCCTAACCTCATAACTTTTACAGGTTTTCTTCTTGTGTTCCTTGGGTCCCTGGCTCTTTACTCAGGATATACAGCTTTGAGTTTTTTACTACTTCTCCTTGGTGCTCTTGCTGATGCACTGGATGGAAGTCTTGCCAGAAGACTTGGTAAAAACTCGGATTTAGGGGCGCTCCTTGATTCCCTTCTTGACAGAGTGTCCGATGCCCTCCCCTTTATAGCATTAGCTCTTTCCTCGCAGGACAGACTTCTTTCCCTCATGGCGCTCTTAGCCATGCTTTTCTCCTTCACGGTGAGCTACACAAGAGCAAGGGCAGAGGGCCTGGGTTATGAGCTGAAGGCAGGGCTCTTTGAAAGACCAGAAAGATGGGCGGTGCTTCTGGCTGGTATAGCCCTGGATATGGTCTTTATCGCGGTAAGCATAGTGGCTCTGGGTTCCCTATTTACCACCCTGCAGAGGGTTTATATTTTTAAAAAGTCTCAAAGGAGGTGA
- a CDS encoding dihydroorotate dehydrogenase encodes MPELSVELFGIRFKNPVWVASGTFGYGLEAMELYDISRLGAVVTKGISLKPREGNAPERIAETPCGMLNSIGLQNPGVEGFLRKIYPRIKDIETHFIANIFGETEEEYVEVCLALEGAEKVVAYELNVSCPNVKKGGMLFGHDPVVLGRLVDRVRARVRKPVLVKLSPNTGDVKAFARVCLDSGADGLVLINTLLGMKIDTRTQKPELSTLMGGLSGPAILPVAVRMIWEVFSEFGFSVPIIGVGGIHDTDSALQHVLAGATCIQVGTANFFDPYSPLKILDGLEEYLRERSIQSFSELVGRAHRMMVRS; translated from the coding sequence ATGCCTGAGCTTTCTGTGGAGCTCTTTGGCATAAGGTTTAAAAACCCTGTCTGGGTTGCATCAGGCACTTTTGGCTATGGTCTTGAGGCAATGGAACTCTACGATATCTCACGGCTGGGAGCGGTAGTCACCAAGGGTATATCCCTAAAACCAAGGGAGGGAAACGCACCAGAGAGAATCGCAGAAACACCCTGTGGAATGCTTAACTCCATTGGCCTTCAGAACCCGGGCGTGGAGGGCTTTCTGAGAAAGATATACCCACGCATAAAAGACATAGAAACTCACTTCATAGCCAACATCTTCGGAGAGACCGAGGAGGAATATGTGGAGGTATGCCTTGCCCTTGAGGGAGCGGAGAAGGTGGTGGCCTATGAGCTTAATGTCTCCTGTCCAAATGTGAAAAAGGGCGGCATGCTTTTTGGGCATGACCCTGTTGTTCTCGGAAGGCTTGTGGACAGGGTCAGGGCAAGGGTCAGAAAACCTGTTCTTGTCAAGCTCTCGCCCAACACGGGCGATGTAAAAGCCTTCGCCAGAGTATGTTTGGACTCTGGAGCTGATGGACTTGTGCTTATAAACACTTTGCTTGGCATGAAAATAGATACAAGGACACAGAAGCCGGAGCTTTCTACTCTGATGGGTGGTCTTTCCGGACCTGCCATACTTCCTGTAGCGGTAAGAATGATATGGGAAGTCTTCTCAGAGTTTGGTTTTTCTGTGCCCATAATAGGTGTTGGTGGCATACACGACACAGACTCCGCCCTTCAGCATGTGCTGGCAGGGGCAACGTGCATTCAGGTAGGCACTGCCAACTTCTTTGACCCTTATTCTCCTCTCAAGATTCTTGATGGCCTGGAAGAATACCTGAGGGAGAGGTCTATTCAGAGCTTTTCTGAGCTTGTGGGGAGGGCTCACCGTATGATGGTGCGTTCTTGA
- a CDS encoding ABC transporter ATP-binding protein has product MKPLVLVENLSLYIGERQILRNVSFEVYEGEVFTILGGSGSGKTTITKCLVGLYKPTSGRVEAFGKNVAALNQMELDELRRHIGYVFQGAALFDSLTVWENVVFFHLEHGRNREEDLRVLALKYLHMVGLSEEHLDLYPSELSGGMKKRVGIARAIATEPELIIYDEPTSGLDPITSRLIDELILNLRERTGSTAIVVSHDLVSAFSISDRIMILKDGQVVQTGTREDIMNSSIPFVREFIKKGLGDLQEARRG; this is encoded by the coding sequence ATGAAACCCCTTGTCCTAGTAGAGAATCTGAGCCTTTATATAGGTGAAAGGCAAATACTCAGGAATGTGAGCTTTGAGGTTTATGAGGGTGAGGTCTTTACCATACTGGGTGGGAGCGGAAGCGGTAAGACAACCATAACCAAATGCCTTGTTGGACTCTATAAACCAACATCCGGAAGAGTTGAGGCTTTTGGGAAGAATGTGGCGGCGCTGAATCAGATGGAGCTTGATGAGCTCAGGAGGCACATAGGTTACGTCTTCCAGGGAGCAGCTCTTTTTGACAGCCTTACCGTATGGGAGAACGTGGTTTTCTTCCATCTTGAACACGGAAGGAACAGGGAAGAGGACCTGAGGGTTCTCGCTCTTAAATATCTCCACATGGTTGGACTCTCTGAAGAACATCTTGACCTTTACCCTTCTGAACTCTCAGGGGGGATGAAAAAGAGGGTTGGGATAGCCAGGGCCATAGCTACAGAGCCTGAGCTCATAATATACGACGAGCCCACCTCTGGCCTGGACCCGATTACAAGCAGGCTCATAGACGAGCTCATACTGAACCTAAGGGAAAGGACAGGCTCAACCGCCATCGTGGTGTCCCATGACCTTGTGTCCGCCTTTTCCATATCGGACAGGATAATGATACTGAAGGATGGACAGGTGGTTCAGACAGGCACGAGAGAAGATATCATGAACTCCAGCATACCTTTTGTAAGGGAATTTATAAAGAAAGGTCTGGGAGACCTTCAGGAGGCGAGGAGGGGCTGA
- a CDS encoding complex I NDUFA9 subunit family protein — translation MKVLVTGATGFVGRHVVDELLKLGYTVGCIVRDVSKLEHLFGDKVEPYISDLGDKKSLLKVFEEFEPDFLIHLVGILVEDRRHAQTFMKVHYLYSKTLYEVSKEYGRLRKVVHMSALGTHPDAPSMYHRTKFMAEEELKRSGLNYTIMRPSIILGPEQRLFSDMWKITRILPVVALPGGGSYLFQPVDVRDVVCAFVNALKADESDGKTYELCGSQKVSFRELLEDIFSFWRRRVLLLPLPRAAMYLGGLLVEKLLQPPPFSSDQMLMMWRGNVCGLDQDVESNGVKKLCGREPVPYEESLRWSLEEFGRSLNA, via the coding sequence ATGAAAGTTCTGGTAACAGGTGCAACTGGCTTTGTGGGAAGACATGTGGTTGATGAGCTTCTGAAACTTGGCTACACCGTTGGATGCATTGTAAGGGATGTGAGTAAGCTGGAGCATCTGTTCGGTGATAAGGTAGAACCCTACATATCTGACCTTGGGGATAAAAAATCTCTTTTGAAGGTCTTTGAGGAATTTGAGCCTGATTTCCTAATACATCTTGTGGGTATCCTTGTGGAAGACAGAAGGCACGCTCAGACCTTTATGAAGGTGCATTATCTTTACTCAAAGACCCTTTATGAAGTATCTAAGGAATACGGAAGGCTCAGGAAAGTGGTTCATATGAGCGCCCTCGGCACTCACCCAGATGCACCTTCCATGTATCACCGCACCAAGTTTATGGCGGAAGAGGAGCTAAAAAGGTCTGGTCTTAACTACACCATAATGAGACCTTCAATCATACTTGGACCAGAGCAGAGGCTCTTTTCTGACATGTGGAAGATAACCAGAATCCTGCCCGTGGTCGCACTGCCCGGTGGTGGTAGCTATCTTTTCCAGCCCGTGGATGTTAGGGATGTGGTCTGCGCTTTTGTAAATGCCTTAAAGGCGGATGAAAGTGATGGAAAGACATACGAGCTATGCGGAAGCCAGAAAGTGAGCTTCAGAGAACTTCTTGAGGATATATTCAGTTTCTGGAGGAGAAGGGTGCTTCTTCTGCCTTTGCCAAGGGCTGCAATGTATCTTGGTGGTCTTCTGGTTGAAAAGCTCCTCCAGCCACCGCCTTTCAGCTCAGACCAGATGCTTATGATGTGGAGGGGCAATGTGTGCGGCCTTGACCAGGATGTGGAAAGCAACGGTGTAAAAAAGCTTTGCGGAAGAGAGCCTGTGCCTTATGAAGAGTCTCTCAGGTGGAGCCTTGAGGAATTCGGGAGGAGTTTGAATGCCTGA
- a CDS encoding NAD+ synthase gives MSLSITLCQTNPVVGDISGNLRKIKSIWEKIDTQSHLLIFPELFLCGYPPEDLLLKLDFLRKCRRALDELVSLSRGMSSLLVLGTPYYEEDLYNALVLIGRGEVLGVYKKTFLPNYSVFDEKRYFRAGREPLMLEINGVRVGFSVCEDIWHPDGWERYYALSGCEVLININASPYYRGKYQFKENFLKARAQDNLAYVVYVNMVGGQDELVFDGRSIVVDPEGKVMARAKAFEEDLLLVSLDIERVRRKRLLDLRLRERVVERVKPVSLSDFPERERVSARVESSPSEEEELYRAIRLALEDYVRKNSFERVVLGLSGGIDSSLVACLAVDALGKEKVVGVFMPSEFTSRESREDVYQLAKNLGFELLEYPITEVYRSYLNTVNSQELTTAEENLQARIRANILFYLSNRYGWLVLSTSNKSESAVGYTTIYGDMAGGFAPIKDLYKTWVYRLARYRNSISPDIPERVFLRPPTAELRPGQTDQDTLPPYELLDRVLELHIEEGMGLEEIVSEGYDRELVRRVLQMVKRAEYKRKQAPPGPKLTKRAFGKDWRMPISNGYQNL, from the coding sequence ATGTCTCTCAGTATAACCCTCTGCCAGACAAATCCAGTTGTGGGGGACATAAGCGGAAATCTTCGGAAAATAAAGAGTATATGGGAAAAGATAGATACCCAATCCCACCTCCTTATCTTCCCTGAACTTTTTCTGTGTGGTTATCCTCCTGAGGACCTACTTTTGAAGCTGGATTTTCTGAGAAAATGCCGTAGAGCCCTTGATGAGCTTGTGAGCTTATCCAGGGGTATGTCCTCACTTTTAGTTCTCGGAACCCCCTACTACGAGGAAGACCTTTACAACGCTCTTGTGCTGATAGGCAGGGGTGAGGTGCTGGGTGTGTATAAAAAAACTTTCCTTCCCAACTATTCTGTTTTCGATGAGAAACGATACTTCAGAGCTGGAAGGGAGCCTCTCATGCTTGAAATAAACGGCGTAAGAGTGGGCTTTTCTGTGTGTGAGGACATATGGCATCCCGACGGCTGGGAAAGATACTACGCCCTTTCTGGCTGTGAAGTGCTCATAAACATAAACGCCTCTCCCTACTACAGAGGGAAGTATCAGTTCAAAGAGAACTTCCTGAAGGCTCGGGCTCAGGACAATCTGGCATATGTGGTCTACGTGAACATGGTGGGGGGACAGGATGAGCTGGTCTTTGACGGCAGGAGCATTGTTGTGGACCCGGAGGGCAAGGTTATGGCAAGGGCAAAGGCCTTTGAGGAAGACCTGCTCCTTGTAAGCCTTGATATAGAGAGGGTAAGAAGGAAAAGGCTTTTAGACCTCAGACTCCGCGAGAGGGTTGTAGAAAGGGTAAAACCCGTATCGCTTTCGGACTTTCCGGAAAGGGAAAGGGTGTCTGCCCGTGTGGAAAGCTCCCCTTCAGAGGAGGAAGAGCTCTACAGAGCCATAAGGCTGGCATTAGAGGACTACGTGAGGAAGAACTCCTTTGAAAGGGTGGTTCTGGGTCTTTCTGGTGGGATAGACTCTTCTCTTGTTGCCTGCCTTGCGGTGGACGCCCTGGGAAAGGAGAAGGTGGTTGGCGTTTTTATGCCTTCGGAGTTTACCTCCAGAGAGAGCAGAGAGGATGTTTACCAACTTGCAAAAAATTTAGGCTTTGAGCTTCTTGAATATCCCATCACAGAGGTTTACAGGAGCTATCTCAATACTGTAAATTCACAGGAGCTTACAACCGCAGAGGAAAACCTTCAGGCTCGCATAAGGGCAAACATACTCTTTTACCTTTCCAACAGGTATGGCTGGCTTGTGCTGTCTACCTCCAACAAGAGCGAGTCTGCGGTGGGATACACCACTATCTACGGAGACATGGCGGGGGGCTTTGCCCCCATAAAGGACCTTTACAAAACATGGGTCTACAGGCTTGCCAGATACAGAAACTCCATTAGCCCAGACATTCCCGAGAGGGTGTTCCTGAGACCTCCCACCGCAGAGCTAAGGCCCGGTCAGACAGACCAGGACACCCTTCCACCTTACGAGCTCTTGGACAGGGTTCTGGAGCTGCACATAGAGGAGGGCATGGGTCTGGAGGAGATAGTATCTGAAGGGTATGACAGGGAGCTTGTAAGAAGAGTTTTGCAGATGGTAAAAAGAGCGGAATACAAAAGAAAGCAAGCACCTCCCGGTCCAAAGCTCACAAAGAGAGCCTTTGGAAAGGACTGGAGGATGCCCATAAGCAACGGCTATCAGAACCTGTAG
- a CDS encoding twin-arginine translocase TatA/TatE family subunit, whose amino-acid sequence MDFPELLVILAVAFIFLGPERMMEVATKLGEFLRKIRETWDELRYQLYMESVNKKIMEESKDVSPQADSYDLIEEAQHEEVKKENGESGTSQDAPDGASEGTQKQAD is encoded by the coding sequence ATGGACTTTCCTGAGCTTTTGGTGATTCTTGCGGTGGCTTTCATCTTCCTAGGTCCAGAGAGGATGATGGAGGTAGCCACTAAGCTGGGCGAGTTTTTGCGCAAGATAAGGGAAACCTGGGATGAGCTCAGGTATCAGCTATACATGGAAAGTGTGAACAAGAAGATAATGGAAGAAAGCAAGGATGTCAGCCCTCAAGCAGACTCATATGATTTAATAGAAGAGGCTCAGCATGAGGAGGTAAAGAAAGAGAATGGAGAATCAGGAACTTCCCAGGATGCCCCTGACGGAGCATCTGAGGGAACTCAGAAGCAGGCTGATTAA